From Vitis vinifera cultivar Pinot Noir 40024 chromosome 14, ASM3070453v1, a single genomic window includes:
- the LOC132255024 gene encoding germin-like protein subfamily 1 member 13 — MKKGVSFLVTVALVALVSSLASASDPSPLQDTCVAIDEPKDAVFVNGKFCKDPNLTVAEDFFFSGLDKPGNTSNAVASNLTTVNVDKIKGLNTLGISMVRIDYEPYGQNPPHTHPRATEILTVLEGTLYVGFVTSNTENHLISKRPRGKVSADRDSTRY, encoded by the exons ATGAAGAAGGGTGTTAGTTTCCTGGTGACTGTTGCCCTCGTGGCATTGGTTTCCTCTCTTGCCTCTGCCTCTGATCCAAGCCCACTGCAGGACACTTGTGTTGCCATTGATGAGCCCAAGGATGCTG TATTTGTGAATGGAAAGTTCTGCAAGGACCCAAACCTGACCGTCGCTGAGGATTTCTTCTTTTCAGGCCTGGATAAGCCAGGAAACACATCAAATGCAGTAGCCTCAAATCTCACTACTGTAAATGTTGACAAAATAAAGGGACTCAACACTCTTGGCATATCCATGGTTCGTATTGACTATGAACCATATGGCCAAAACCCTCCTCACACTCACCCTCGTGCCACCGAGATCCTAACTGTCTTGGAGGGAACCCTCTACGTTGGGTTTGTCACATCCAACACCGAAAACCACCTCATTAGCAAA